The genomic segment TGGACAACGATAAGTGGACATTGGGCTGATGATCACGAAAACAGCGGTGACAACGACGGTGACGATGTCACGCTTGACGTCAATAGTCGTTGGACCTCCGGAAACCGAAATTCGGGACACTGCGGATCGAAGAAACCGGATCCCATATCGCCGGCTCACGGCAATTGGTTCCGGCGGATTGACCCTGTCGTGTTTACAGCCCCTGGGCCAAAAATCAGCGCAGGATCCAGGCCGAATGCGCCCGGAGGCTCATTGGCTAGGGCCGATCGAGATGGGCTTTGATGATTTCAATGATCAGATCGATGTCATGGCCGGTTTCACTGATCGGCGAACGGGGCCGCTCGCCGCGCGTGATGCACGCGTGGAAATGGCGTAGCTCGCGGCGGAAGGGGCTTTCCCAGTCCAGGGCCGGCTCGGTTGAATACGTCGAACCTGATTTGTCGATGCCGTGGATGCGGATCCGGGAGTGCGCGCGGGAGAACCCGGTTTCGTAGGAGATCAACACGCGTTTGCGGGGGCTGTAGACCTCCAGCGTTTCGTGAAAGTTCCACAGGTCGGGGAGATCTACCCAGGTGGCCACGCAGCGAAACCCCGGAGCGTACTGGAGGGTGGTTGATACGGCCAGCCCGTCCTGCCAGATCTCGGTGCTGGCTACCGTTGCCGGCCGCCCGAACAGGGCGCGCAGCCCGTATAGATCGTGGATCAGGCTTCCCGAAAGGAGCCCGAAGGCCCGAATGATCGCCGGCTCGACTTCACCAATCGCTTCGTGAATCGCCGCCGCGCGGGCGGCGCTGTTTTGCTCGACCACCGCCGGCGGGACATCGTCGAAGCTCCGAGTGCGGAACTGTGCCACGTGCAGGTCATTTCTCGGGTGCAGGTGGTTGACCTGCACGAAGCGCACATCCTTCATCGACGAAACTTCGCCCCGGGCACGCTCAAAAGCCGGTTCGTAGAGCTTGGTGTAACCGGCCAGGGCGACTTTGCCCGCGCTCGCGACCGCCTCGTTGATGGCGCTGGATTCGGCCCGCGAAAAGCAGATCGGTTTTTCGACCAAGACGTGCTTGCCGGCCTCCAGGCAGTCGATGATCGCCGCAGTCTTCGGATCCGACTGGCACAGCAGGACCGCGTCGATGTCGGCGGCCAGCATCTCGCGGTGATCGGTGAACTTCAAGGGCACGTGGAACAGCCGGGCGGCGTGGTCGACCGCGCCAGGGGAAACGTCGCAGACCGCTCTCAGTTCAAACTCCTCGGCCAATTCGGACAGGAACGGGAGGTGCTGGACCTGGGCGATGGCGCCGCAGCCGATGACTCCGATCCGGACCCTGGGCTCGGCCGCAGTCATGTTCGGCCCGCCCGCGGGGCGACGTGGTTCCAGATGTCCGCCAGTTCGGCCGACCGTCGGTGGACCTCTGACAGCGCGTCCCAGATCAGGTCGCGCCGTTCGTCGGCGCCTTCCAGGTCGCCGGCCTCGATCGCCCGCGTCAATTCCCCGGAATTGGCGGACTGGACCGAACCGGCGTGCTGGGCCGAGTCCCGCAGTGCCCTGGTCGCCGACTGCAGGCGGTTCAGGAGTTCTTGCAGCGGTGTGGCGCTGTCGGTCCGGTGACCGTACGCTGCCGACGGCGCGAAGCGGTGCGGAAGCCGTTGCCCGTCCGATCGCCAGAAGGTGTGCGTCGGCTGGATATGCGGGGTGACCGAAAGGTACATGGTCATTGGCTCCTCGCCCAGCGCGCGGACCGAGTGGAGCTGGTCGACCAGGGCGACGCAAAGCTGGCCCGGACCAACCTCGGCCACCTCGCCGGCGATTGTGAATTCGGCCCGGCCGGAGAGCACCAGGAAAACCTCCTGACCCAGGTCGTGCGAGTGGGTTGCAGCGATCTCGCCGGGTTCGAGGCG from the Chloroflexota bacterium genome contains:
- a CDS encoding Gfo/Idh/MocA family oxidoreductase codes for the protein MTAAEPRVRIGVIGCGAIAQVQHLPFLSELAEEFELRAVCDVSPGAVDHAARLFHVPLKFTDHREMLAADIDAVLLCQSDPKTAAIIDCLEAGKHVLVEKPICFSRAESSAINEAVASAGKVALAGYTKLYEPAFERARGEVSSMKDVRFVQVNHLHPRNDLHVAQFRTRSFDDVPPAVVEQNSAARAAAIHEAIGEVEPAIIRAFGLLSGSLIHDLYGLRALFGRPATVASTEIWQDGLAVSTTLQYAPGFRCVATWVDLPDLWNFHETLEVYSPRKRVLISYETGFSRAHSRIRIHGIDKSGSTYSTEPALDWESPFRRELRHFHACITRGERPRSPISETGHDIDLIIEIIKAHLDRP
- a CDS encoding cupin domain-containing protein; its protein translation is MAAIAAASISSPSSSTPPAASRVPRLSLNPSTAASLVSSNPLRFRSCDRIDSRSRCGSRQSPVRSGPKPASPFRSPAPRAPPRISCRPVSESEPPMPLAVYDCRTDIANLLVTPQIRARFMRLEPGEIAATHSHDLGQEVFLVLSGRAEFTIAGEVAEVGPGQLCVALVDQLHSVRALGEEPMTMYLSVTPHIQPTHTFWRSDGQRLPHRFAPSAAYGHRTDSATPLQELLNRLQSATRALRDSAQHAGSVQSANSGELTRAIEAGDLEGADERRDLIWDALSEVHRRSAELADIWNHVAPRAGRT